The Coffea arabica cultivar ET-39 chromosome 6e, Coffea Arabica ET-39 HiFi, whole genome shotgun sequence genome contains the following window.
AAGCAAACTGCTCCCATATCTTCTTAAGTCAGCTTTAGGATCACCTTCACCCAGAAAGTCCAGCCCATATTTCATGTCACGATGTTTGACCAGAAGCCAGCGAAGCAATCGGTCTTCCTTGTTAAGGTAATGCAGCTCTTCATTAAAACTGGGCGGTGTCATCATTGTCATTTGCATCAGTCGGCCCTAAACAAGACCAGTATGTCATTTGTTTGGAGAAAGGGAATGCACTTCTTCATGGAAGATACATAATAATGCTCTTCAAAAGCGTAGAAACAAGACTACCAGATATCATGATGAAACAGATAGCAAGTTACATTTAGTAAAGAGGGCATAAACAGCTAACCATCTCAGCTTTTAAGCGAATTCTTAACATGTGATACCTACTAGCAGTCACCATAATAGATACCTAGCTGTTGTGGATCATTACTTGGTCTAATATTGTTTTTCTTTGATCATTCACTTTATTCCACCAGCAGTTCTGCGCCTTGCACTCAGATTTTAGAATTTATTTTGATATCATGTTGGTGGTATCGACCTTTGTAAAATTTAATATACTCTTAAAATGAAGATCTTATCTGTCACCAACAGGAGAAAGGAGGGGACTGGTTTTCCGTTTTTTATTGGGGGAAGGAGGAAGCGAGAGAATTTTGGGTCTTGCAGATAAGGTCCAAAAACATTACATAGTATTTAAAATCAAAACAGTATTCTAGAACCATAACAACTGTACTTTAAGGGACAGGCCAAATCAgcatttaaatttgatttctaATGCTCAATCTCCAATTTTAACAAAAGCTACCAGAATATCATTTGATCTCCTTGCTTTATCTATATTTTACCATTAATAGCTAAGTAATCCCACCTCCCTTGTTTCAAACTAATAGGGGAAAATGACTAAGTTATCCATCAAAACAAATTTAGGTTTGTATTGACACTTGACATTtcctcatttttaaaaaaagcacATATGAAATATACAAGACAGTTGAGATTCTATGTTATATTTTGAATGAGTACTTTTTCCATGCATTAACTAATAAAATTCCACGGTGCATGACTAAAAGAAGCCAACTTATAAAATTTCAGAGGATAATTAGAATTCTAGCTAATAATATCTGCAGCATGGTCAGGAAAacgtaataaaaaataaatccaGAAGTTGAGTGTATCAGATAAATATGACAAAAATTTAGTCGACTAGAATGATGCAAGGATGTTATGACCTTCTATCGGAGTAAGATGCTGTCCATCTTGTGTTTTCAATCCTCCACAGCAACTAAGAGTTCATGTATCACAGCTCGCTTAGGTTATTCCACACCCAATTTTCAGACATATGACTTAGCATGTGCTAACTATTTCCTTGTAGTTAATTTACTTCATAAATTTACAAGCATTACAAGAAACCTCAACTGGAGATGCTACAAGGTAACAAAATCCTACGGCTACTTTCTTGCAAAACTTTTTCCTGGGAAAAAAAAGGCAGCTGGAGTAGATATGCGGAGATTTCAAAGTTGAACCTAAAATGAACCCTAATTCTTAAGACTGACGAAGCTAAGAAATTCATTATGCGTTGGCTGATCTGTAAAGAAATTCAATGGCAAAcagaattcaaattcaaacatGCACTCAAAGCATGAATGAAAACTTTATGATAGCTCCCAAACAAGTAAAATTTAATAGTGGAAGAAACTGAACTTAAATCAtataatgaagaagaaaaacgaAAGCGAAGTGGAGTGCCACATCAGTAGACCAACCTGATAGTACCTCCCATCAAGCTTCCTGATGCCATAACCCAATTGAACTTGTCCAAATGACTTGATATCAGTAAGAACCCCATTTCTTCTGTAAACATGTTTCCCAACTTTAGCAGCCAAGTCCAACAATGCCTCCTTCGTTACATGGGGTTTCAACAAAAGCATGCAGTCATAAAGAGGCATCTTGTCAGTTCCCTTTCTCTTGGCTCAACCAACTTTCTTCTTAAGATCTACagaaaaataaagcatttagaaACTTGAACCAAGAATATGCAACAATCCTTTTTTGTACTCAATGTTAATCAATTCAAACCCTTTAACCTCCTCACAACATTATTCTATCATCCAGGAAAAATGAGGTAAACATCAACTATCAAGGCACTTATCACAAGCTCGACATACTTTTAACTTCCATTAATACTTAACTACATTGGACTTCTCAAGAATTATCTCCTGTTCACCTTCTTGACCAATCCCTTTTCAATTAGAAAGGAAATTACGTAAACCAAACTAGATTACGACGTCAAAATCTTCAAATGCATTAAACAGCAATCGATCTTATTAAAAAGGAAACATACATCAATTGATTCAAGTATAAACAAACGAAATTAGATGGTTGAAACTCGAAATCCTAATGTATGAATAACTATGAAACTGAAAGGTATTCAGGCAGACAATTTTACAAACAGGTAGAAGACAACCAGAAGCCCACCTAAATTATACCAGTATTCAcggatcaaataaccaaaagatCAAGAATCAACTGACCCTTTGTTTCTGAGCTTCCATTGAGTGCGTAATTCAAGAAAACACGTTAAAAGCATGAAAATGGCAAATCTAGTGACATTAACATTTATCTCaccaaaaaaggaaacaaaaaaagagcTGAAAAACTAATTCCTTAGAGATGAAAAAACAgagaagaaggaagagaaaagcTTGCATACGGAGAAGAAAATTGCAGAGGCAACGGAGTCTGTAACCCACTTACCTGGGATCAAGGAATTCACCCTAGGAGAAGACGCTTCAACTCCGGAGGATGAACGCAACAGGGTTAAGTGAAAACCGGAAGCAAAATGTTTTTCCGCGGGGTTCAGGGTTTAAGATGTAGAAATGTGTATTTTGCTTCCAGGGAAAGTCGAAACCCAAACTCCAacaatctttctttctttttttttttttgtggattcaaatttatttatttattttttaaaacttggGCACTATTTGAAGTCATTAATCAGCATGTGCTAATAACATTTTGGAGTTGaatttatgatttgtatgtagTGAATTGCTTATAAATCTTGTTTTAAGTAATTGCTTATAGTTTAATTTTGGAGTTTAATTTATGCTTGAATTAAGTAAATAAATCAAAGCTATGATTCTATGAAACAATTTTGGCAAGAACATGGGTAGGGATTAAATGGCCCCTTAACAAATTAAGGGGCCGTTTGGCATATGGCTTTTTTGCATTTGGGTATGGGTGTGAAATGGGATGTTACAGATATGGACTGATGGTAGGATTGGGAGGCACAGGTAACAACTGACAAGGCTTTCATCATTTCTTGAACGTAACAAAAACTCCATTGCCTCCAAAACACTTTTATCATTCCAATGAGAATCCTCTTCATACTTCACCTATAATGGAAAATTATGCAATTGACACTTGTAGCATCTCAACAAGAACATTTTTAAGTCATAGTGCATTCGCAAATTACATTCTTTCTCAACGAGAAGATAGAAGCTAAAGAAAGGTATCATCACCAAGATTATACAGAAGAATGACTTCTTTTAAGAGGGGAAGAGTGATAACTGAATACTGCTAACCATGCAGAGAAACAGTTCTCTGGACAGAAATGAAGAGCATCTTCGAACAAAGATCTCATCCATGTAATTGAACACCTGATACATGATAGAGTACAAAACTACCATAATTGGAGTGGAGGAAGGCTTTTGGTTTTATCCTCCATCTAATTCTTCTGCAGGCTTTTACTTTTCTCCTCGATGTGGATAAGGTTACATAGCTGAGTTCCTCTTAAGCTCTTTAATGCTAGACAGAGGAGCAGATTACCATTAACAGAAGCTACACCAACACATGTACAGAATCTCTCCCCTTCTCCAGTGATGATAAATTTCAAATAGCAGATAATATTTGGCGTGGTGTCTTTTCAAATGTGACTCGAGGATTCCTGATTTAGAGGGAAGAGACGAAAAACCATTTCTGAATAAACAGAATTCTGTGCTGTGCAGTTATTCTGTTATTTCTTGAAGCATTTCAAccaccttcttcatctttggtCGTTTCGCTGGCGTACTGTCTGTACAGAGCAAAGCAACTTTCAATGCTGCAAGCATTTCTTTTCTCCAAGCAAATGAGACGGTACTAAGCTTTGCATCAAGTATCTGCTCTGGTGTTTCACCTCTTAAAGGTGCTCCCTGA
Protein-coding sequences here:
- the LOC113695202 gene encoding uncharacterized protein; its protein translation is MPLYDCMLLLKPHVTKEALLDLAAKVGKHVYRRNGVLTDIKSFGQVQLGYGIRKLDGRYYQGRLMQMTMMTPPSFNEELHYLNKEDRLLRWLLVKHRDMKYGLDFLGEGDPKADLRRYGSSLLDNEDDKDDSEDEDDDDEYDADQGHDNDEDDDGDDDDEDDEDEYEADQGEKKEG